The following are from one region of the Prionailurus bengalensis isolate Pbe53 chromosome A2, Fcat_Pben_1.1_paternal_pri, whole genome shotgun sequence genome:
- the CXCR6 gene encoding C-X-C chemokine receptor type 6, which yields MAEDDYVDPGFFNTSSDGSRGHERFLEFRKVFLPCMYLGVFICGLAGNALVLVIYVFYQKLKSLTDVFLVNLPLADLVFVCTLPFWAYASIHEWVFGDVLCKTLLGIYTLNFYTSMLILACVTIDRFVAVARATKAYNQQARRMAWGKAICLFIWGASLLLSLPQIIYGHVLYLDKLVCGYHDEEISTVVLATQMTLGFFLPLVAMIVCYSVIIKTLLRARGFKKHKSLKVIFLVVAAFLLTQTPFNLVKLIRSTNWEHYTMTSFHYAIIVTEAIAYLRACLNPVLYAFVGLKFRRNFWKLVKDLGCLPYLGVSGQWKSSDDASKTCSASHHVEATSMFQL from the coding sequence ATGGCTGAGGACGACTACGTGGACCCCGGCTTCTTCAACACCTCCAGCGACGGCAGCCGGGGGCACGAACGCTTCCTGGAGTTCCGCAAGGTCTTTCTGCCCTGCATGTACCTGGGGGTGTTCATCTGTGGCCTGGCGGGGAACGCGCTGGTGCTGGTCATCTACGTCTTCTACCAGAAGCTGAAGAGCCTGACGGACGTGTTCCTGGTGAACCTGCCCTTGGCCGACCTGGTGTTCGTCTGCACCCTGCCCTTCTGGGCCTACGCGAGCATCCACGAGTGGGTCTTCGGCGACGTCCTGTGCAAGACCCTGCTGGGCATCTACACCTTGAACTTCTACACATCCATGCTCATCCTCGCCTGCGTCACCATTGACCGCTTCGTCGCGGTGGCTCGGGCCACCAAGGCCTACAACCAGCAGGCGAGGCGGATGGCCTGGGGCAAGGCCATCTGTCTGTTCATCTGGGGGGCCTCCCTGCTGCTTTCGCTGCCGCAGATAATCTACGGCCACGTCCTCTATCTCGACAAGCTCGTCTGTGGTTATCACGACGAGGAGATTTCCACTGTGGTTCTCGCCACCCAGATGACACTGGGGTTCTTCCTGCCCCTGGTCGCCATGATTGTCTGCTACTCGGTCATAATCAAGACTCTGCTTCGCGCCCGGGGCTTCAAGAAGCACAAGTCTCTGAAGGTCATCTTCCTGGTGGTGGCTGCGTTCCTGCTGACCCAGACGCCCTTCAACCTCGTGAAGCTAATCCGCAGCACGAACTGGGAGCACTACACCATGACCAGCTTCCACTATGCCATCATCGTGACGGAGGCCATCGCCTACCTGCGGGCCTGCCTTAACCCCGTGCTCTATGCCTTTGTTGGCTTGAAGTTTCGGAGGAACTTCTGGAAACTCGTGAAAGACCTTGGCTGCCTCCCTTACCTGGGGGTCTCAGGTCAATGGAAGTCTTCCGACGATGCCTCCAAGACCTGTTCTGCCTCTCATCACGTGGAGGCCACCAGCATGTTCCAGCTGTAG